The Rhododendron vialii isolate Sample 1 chromosome 8a, ASM3025357v1 genome has a window encoding:
- the LOC131298294 gene encoding uncharacterized protein LOC131298294: MAFDDSSSCKPEKFNGQNFKSWQQQMKFWLTTLGLYSVIHKGLVSKGKGKSSDKSGTSKAVEIVETGKDSIPSKKSTDDDGFDEKDYLCHGRILSALSASIYNIFCTTKTAFELWEALEFKYGAEDAGLKRYYAENFLDFQMVDGRSVMEQAHEFQNILYDLKRKGMDLTDTFLVASLIKKLPPSWSKFAREQKQKHDDYTFDELLVSLNIEEKHREKLVEPASDFSAKALIVENLHKPTHQSFKKTNSTKQFVSHSNNNNNKPKGGNIIQEKVVACWVCGNTNHKAKDCYYRKGQPPKPHGNNVAPRPQANVVTVEANSSFPANRNQAQEL; the protein is encoded by the exons atggcatttgACGATTCGAGTTCTTGCAAGCCCGAGAAGTTCAATGGTCAAAATTTCAAGAGTTGGCAACAACAAATGAAATTTTGGCTCACCACTTTGGGTTTATATTCTGTGATTCACAAAGGTTTGgtttcaaaaggaaaaggaaaatcatCGGATAAAAGTGGAACTTCTAAGGCTGTTGAAATTGTTGAAACTGGCAAGGATTCGATCCCGTCGAAAAAATCTACTGACGATGATGGTTTCGATGAGAAAGATTATTTGTGTCATGGTAGGATTTTGAGTGCATTATCTGCTAgtatctataatattttttgcacTACTAAGACTGCCTTTGAGTTGTGGGAAGCATTAGAATTTAAATATGGGGCCGAAGATGCCGGTCTTAAACGGTATTATGCGGAAAATTTTTTAGACTTCCAAATGGTTGATGGAAGGTCAGTGATGGAACAGGCCcatgaatttcaaaatatactCTATGACCTTAAGAGAAAAGGCATGGATTTAACTGATACTTTTCTAGTTGCTTCTCTCATTAAAAAATTGCCTCCCTCGTGGTCTAAATTTGCTAgagaacaaaagcaaaagcacGATGACTATACTTTTGATGAACTTTTAGTGTCTCTAAATATTGAAGAGAAGCATCGTGAAAAACTAGTTGAACCTGCTTCTGATTTTTCGGCTAAGGCTCTCATTGTAGAAAATCTTCATAAGCCTACGCATCAAAGTTTTAAGAAAACCAACTCTACTAAACAGTTTGTGAGCCAtagcaataataataataataaaccaAAAGGCGGAAATATTATTCAGGAAAAGGTAGTGGCTTGTTGGGTGTGTGGAAATACTAATCACAAAGCCAAGGATTGTTACTATCGTAAAGGCCAACCTCCTAAGCCTCATGGGAATAATGTAGCTCCTAGACCACAAGCTAATGTCGTCACTGTGGAGGCCAACTCCTCTTTCCCTGCTAACAG GAATCAGGCACAAGAACTATAA